A stretch of the Hymenobacter tibetensis genome encodes the following:
- a CDS encoding SDR family oxidoreductase, protein MILITGATGHLGRAVLQTLAATTSPHHLVALVRDADKAADLHAQGIHIRVGDYSDRASLDRAMEGVTKVLLISGGGEADALQQHYNVVDAARQAGVQCLAYTSRALKDPSTLTNQLMERHFQTEDYIKASGLPYVLFRNILYMEALPQFTGPQVLATGIILPAGEGKVAFALRSEMGEAIAHALLENTCANNTYYLTGGEAYSFHDVAAALTTLSGKPVAYTPVEAAEFEKQLAGRGVPAVVVPRIVGFMTDIKHGQEEIVSSDLEQLLGRKPATLSEGIASIFSL, encoded by the coding sequence ATGATTTTGATAACTGGTGCCACTGGCCACCTTGGCCGAGCCGTGCTGCAAACCCTAGCCGCTACAACCAGCCCCCACCACCTGGTGGCCCTGGTCCGCGATGCCGATAAAGCCGCTGACTTGCACGCTCAAGGCATACACATCCGCGTGGGCGACTACAGCGACCGGGCTTCCCTGGACCGGGCAATGGAGGGCGTCACGAAGGTGCTGCTGATTTCGGGCGGCGGTGAAGCGGACGCCCTCCAACAGCACTACAACGTGGTGGACGCCGCCCGCCAGGCCGGCGTGCAGTGCCTGGCCTACACCAGCCGCGCCCTGAAAGACCCCAGCACGCTCACCAACCAGTTGATGGAAAGGCACTTCCAAACCGAAGACTATATCAAGGCCAGCGGCTTGCCCTACGTGCTGTTCCGCAACATCCTGTACATGGAAGCCCTGCCGCAGTTCACGGGGCCGCAGGTCTTGGCCACCGGCATTATCTTGCCAGCCGGGGAGGGCAAGGTAGCCTTTGCCTTGCGCAGCGAAATGGGCGAAGCCATTGCGCACGCCCTGCTGGAAAATACTTGCGCCAACAACACCTACTACCTCACGGGTGGCGAAGCGTATTCATTCCATGATGTTGCGGCCGCCTTAACTACGCTCTCTGGAAAACCAGTGGCCTACACCCCCGTGGAAGCCGCCGAATTCGAGAAGCAGCTGGCGGGCCGGGGCGTACCCGCCGTGGTGGTGCCGCGCATTGTGGGCTTCATGACCGATATCAAGCACGGCCAGGAAGAAATAGTAAGCTCGGATTTAGAGCAGCTACTAGGCCGCAAACCGGCCACCTTATCAGAGGGAATAGCCAGCATATTCAGTTTGTAA
- a CDS encoding Crp/Fnr family transcriptional regulator — MQQQLREHLEKVVSLTDDEFAFVLARFTLKRFKKHQFLVQEGEPVKYNYFVVSGLLKLVYTDASGKPHLLAFAMEDWWESDLQAYYTQTPATLSLECLEDTTVLCLSLADYHTLCAELPQLARFFLQKATLGAIAAQQRLLSLLTTSAQARYEQLLRKYSELGQRVSKTLLASYLGVSRETLSRLTA; from the coding sequence ATGCAACAACAACTTCGGGAGCATCTGGAAAAAGTAGTTTCGCTCACCGATGACGAGTTTGCCTTTGTGCTGGCGCGCTTCACCCTGAAACGGTTCAAGAAACACCAGTTTCTGGTTCAAGAAGGCGAGCCAGTGAAGTACAACTATTTTGTGGTGTCGGGGCTATTGAAGCTGGTGTATACCGATGCTTCTGGTAAGCCGCATTTGCTTGCCTTTGCCATGGAAGACTGGTGGGAAAGCGACCTGCAAGCCTATTACACCCAAACGCCCGCCACCCTCTCGCTGGAGTGCCTCGAAGATACCACGGTGCTTTGCTTGTCGTTGGCAGACTACCACACGCTCTGCGCTGAACTGCCCCAGTTGGCGCGTTTCTTCCTGCAAAAAGCGACGTTAGGGGCCATTGCCGCCCAGCAACGGCTTTTATCGTTGCTCACCACTTCCGCTCAAGCGCGCTACGAACAGCTGCTGCGCAAGTACTCCGAGCTGGGACAACGGGTTTCTAAAACCTTGCTGGCTTCTTACCTGGGCGTGTCTCGTGAAACGCTAAGCCGGCTTACTGCTTAG
- a CDS encoding RidA family protein, with product MQATPMEKRVVNPWQWQEKVGYAQAVEIKHATSTLYCAGQAAINAQGEPSTADMKTQLLQVIHNLEQVIQEAGYQCQDIVRLNVYTTSAAELFSCFDVFTEWVTKHGIQQASTLLEVKVLAYDCLKIELEATAVK from the coding sequence ATGCAAGCAACCCCAATGGAAAAGCGAGTCGTTAACCCGTGGCAATGGCAGGAAAAAGTGGGCTATGCCCAAGCCGTTGAAATCAAACATGCAACTAGCACGCTCTACTGCGCCGGGCAGGCCGCCATCAACGCGCAAGGCGAACCCAGCACCGCGGATATGAAAACCCAGCTGCTTCAAGTCATTCACAATCTGGAACAAGTCATCCAGGAGGCAGGGTATCAATGCCAAGACATCGTGCGGCTGAACGTCTATACCACGTCGGCAGCAGAGCTTTTCAGCTGCTTTGACGTGTTCACCGAGTGGGTAACCAAGCACGGCATACAACAAGCTAGCACCTTGCTGGAAGTGAAAGTGCTAGCCTATGACTGTCTGAAAATCGAGCTGGAAGCCACTGCGGTAAAGTAG